A genome region from Bombus terrestris chromosome 10, iyBomTerr1.2, whole genome shotgun sequence includes the following:
- the LOC105667004 gene encoding uncharacterized protein LOC105667004 has translation MEDSFNFSKLTKFLHQTLVFTEEVKNILKSNCDEAMYCLKPWYTEIHSQQKVNKDICTCVKFKDEVQEIAADISRTLIQTQQLREKLSSNITGRKTKYYAYECFQETVGNKKQKKVKNLNVSNKDIYSRQDHPGIKLNVEKASIDKGVQNEVTQRDAHITSKKTKNVNKQSISHSMKSSESKNFLVINKKNIKNITVVKDINRKMKNDVKSNTSITESKCIKFGQRNSAASTSELKCLIQKMSIKSDNCTLRNECRMKHPLHEGTILQHTGGQNLTLRTIVDSLNTIDIPEEIIKSLRVYHTYLNTECTERSFNEKQQKVLHTFLLEFNKMDEIAQKQLAHKSYIVTVLLKFISLFQTLFSKNIGIDVEDISSLYTKLRSAWKIYEMNEFKNKQILRNDICRTLHTVSNITECMSNGFWNLFYNQNLEGMSKICCMRYTNEDQLLPFFDVMQQVQHIQYYDDLMKIIAEDVLPNMNIFLDCTQLEYVKIYKMISILYQGLNSKIPILVRTDK, from the exons ATGGAAGACTCGTTTAATTTTTCGAAActgactaaatttttacatcaaacCTTGGTATTTACAGAAGAagtaaagaatatattaaaatcaaattGTGATGAAGCAATGTATTGTTTAAAACCATGGTACACGGAAATACATTCCCAACAAAAAGTTAATAAAGATATTTGTACTTGTGTCAAA ttcaaagatGAAGTTCAAGAAATTGCTGCAGATATTAGTAGAACATTGATACAAACACAACAATTGCGAGAAAAATTATCTTCCAATATCACGggaagaaaaacaaaatattacgCTTATGAATGTTTCCAAGAAACtg taggaaataaaaaacaaaagaaggtaaaaaatttaaatgtaagcaataaagatatatattcGAGACAAGACCATCCTggtataaaattaaatgttgAAAAAGCAAGTATTGATAAGGGAGTACAAAATGAAGTAACACAAAGAGATGCACATATTACATCGAAAAAAACGAAGAATGTTAATAAACAATCAATATCGCACTCAATGAAGTCGTCAGAAAGCAAGAATTtccttgtaataaataaaaagaatattaaaaatataacggTCGTTAAAGACATTAATcgcaaaatgaaaaatgatgtTAAATCTAATACTTCCATAACAGAG tcaaaatgtattaaatttgGTCAAAGAAATTCTGCAGCATCAACTAGTGAACTGAAATGTCTAATACAGAAAATGTCAATTAAATCTGATAATTGTACACTTCGTAATGAATGTAGAATGAAGCATCCATTACACGAAGGTACAATTTTACAACATACTGGTGGACAAAATTTAACACTTAGGACTATTGTAGATAGTTTAAATACAATTGACATCCCCGAAGAAATAATTAAGTCACTGAGAGTTTATCATACATATTTGAATACTGAATGTACAGAAAGATCATTCAATGAAAAACAACAAAAAGTGTTACATACATTTTTgctagaatttaataaaatg GATGAAATTGCACAAAAACAATTAGCACACAAGAGTTATATAGTAACTGTACttcttaaatttatttctttatttcaaacTCTTTTCTCTAAAAACATAGGGATTgatgtagaagatattagttcGCTATACACAAAATTAAGATCTGCAtggaaaatttatgaaatgaacgaatttaaaaataaacaaattttgagAAATGATATATGCAGAACACTACATACTGTTTCTAATATAACAGAATGCATGTCAAATGGATTTTGGAATCTTTTTTATAATCAAAATCTTGAAG GGATGTCCAAAATATGTTGTATGCGTTACACAAATGAAGATCAGTTATTGCCCTTCTTTGATGTAATGCAACAAGTACAACATATACAATACTATGATGATTTAATGAAGATTATTGCAGAAGATGTGCTTCCTAACATGAACATCTTTCTTGATTGTACACAATtagaatatgtaaaaatatataaaatgatttctATTCTTTACCAAGgtttaaattcaaaaattccTATTTTAGTAAGGACTGATAAATAA
- the LOC100651111 gene encoding dynein axonemal intermediate chain 2 isoform X2, whose amino-acid sequence MKNINMQYTYTKKRLQFGKQCNFTNYEKVEADIKPHAESMTHYIQIDPVTQGTQCSKICSVHEVNTNTATFRDSGMYHSEGGWPKDLNAKDIEQTVRYKRKIEKDELYIHTMLQLLPPMEQCILQNNVCNIYEQYFSYMEPISLIQRVYSRTVNVYRDILPIKRQITHLSWSPDQGNRFAASYCNTDFKNAINDNPQSYIWDVENPNTPCVILKPFCPILTLEYNPKDSNILISGLMTGQVACWDIRKGSEPIETSLVEFSHRDLCNEVLWINSKTSTEFFSASKDGQIMWWDIRKLQMPTETLVIDLCKPDDQNIDKATGISALQFEPSMGTRFMCGLENGIVISGNRKGKTSSEKIATRFKAQYGPIISLERNPTFVKNFLTVGDWTTRICGHRDFLMGGAWSITRFSVFFLIKMDGTLDVWDLLIQQDSPVLSVKVCDEVLTYIKPHEQGQLATIANKKGTTFLLEFSEALTANQKNDKLLFTALLDRETRREKIKEAKNREQRLKMKSLRNINTETECTTGSTKNDEKDLKCSNSNTNDVVLIHCEEDYDNAIKAELLKEEGTNNEIS is encoded by the exons ATGAAAAACATCAATATGCAATACACTTATACAAAAAAGAGGTTACAATTTGGAAAACAATGTAACTTCACAAATTATGAAAAAGTAGAAGCTGATATTAAACCACATGCAGAATCTATGACTCACTATATTCAAATAGATCCTGTAACTCAAGGAACTCAATGTAGCAAGATATGTTCTGTTCATGAG GTAAATACAAATACTGCAACATTCCGAGATAGTGGTATGTATCATTCTGAAGGTGGTTGGCCAAAAGATTTAAATGCGAAAGATATAGAACAGACAGTGAGATATAAGcgcaaaatagaaaaagatgaaCTGTATATTCATACAATGCTTCAATTGTTGCct CCGATGGAACAGTGTATTTTGCAAAATaatgtttgtaatatttatgaacAATACTTCAGTTATATGGAACCAATTTCTTTAATACAACGAGTATATTCACGTACAGTGAATGTATATCGTGATATTTTACCAATAAAAAGACAAATAACACATCTTTCTTGGTCACCGGATCAAGGAAATCGTTTTGCAGCTAGTTACTGCAATACTGACTTTAAAAACGCAATAAATGACAATCCTCAGTCATATATTTGGGATGTAG aaaatccaAATACGCCTTGTGTAATCTTAAAACCATTTTGTCCAATTTTAACATTGGAATATAATCCTAAAGATAGTAATATACTGATTAGTGGTTTAATGACTGGTCAAGTGGCTTGTTGGGATATTAGAAAAGGATCAGAACCAATTGAAACAAGTTTAGTGGAATTTAGCCACAGGGATTTATGCAATGAGGTTTTATGGATAAATTCTAAAACTAGCACAGAATTTTTCAGTGCTTCCAAAGACGGACAA ATAATGTGGTGGGATATCAGAAAATTACAAATGCCTACAGAAACATTGGTAATAGATTTATGTAAACCTGATGATCAAAATATTGATAAAGCAACTGGGATTTCAGCATTACAATTTGAACCATCTATGGGTACACGTTTTATGTGTGGTCTTGAAAATG GTATAGTAATATCAGGAAATCGCAAAGGGAAAACTTCAAGTGAGAAAATTGCAACGAGATTCAAGGCACAATATGGACCTATAATAAGTTTAGAAAGAAACCCaacatttgttaaaaattttttaacagttgGTGACTGGACAACAAGAATATG tGGTCATAGAGATTTTTTAATGGGTGGAGCATGGAGCATAACAcgattttctgtattttttttaataaaaatggatGGAACTCTGGATGTATGGGATTTGTTGATTCAACAAGATTCTCCAGTTCTTAGTGTGAAA GTTTGTGATGAAGTGCTAACATATATAAAACCACATGAACAAGGACAATTAGCAACAATTGCTAATAAGAAAGGAACAACATTTTTACTTGAATTTTCAGAAGCATTAACAGCTAATCAAAAAAATGATAAACTTTTATTTACAGCA CTTCTTGATAGAGAAACACGCagagaaaagataaaagaagcTAAAAATAGAGAACAGAGATTGAAAATGAAATCCCTTCGAAATATCAATACTGAAACTGAATGCACTACAGGAAGCACAAAAAATGATGAGAAAGATCTAAAATGTTCTAATTCTAATACTAATGATGTAGTACTAATACATTGTGAAGAAGACTATGATAATGCTATAAAGGCA GAATTACTAAAAGAAGAGGgaacaaataatgaaatatcataa
- the LOC100651111 gene encoding dynein axonemal intermediate chain 2 isoform X1 translates to MKNINMQYTYTKKRLQFGKQCNFTNYEKVEADIKPHAESMTHYIQIDPVTQGTQCSKICSVHEVNTNTATFRDSGMYHSEGGWPKDLNAKDIEQTVRYKRKIEKDELYIHTMLQLLPPMEQCILQNNVCNIYEQYFSYMEPISLIQRVYSRTVNVYRDILPIKRQITHLSWSPDQGNRFAASYCNTDFKNAINDNPQSYIWDVENPNTPCVILKPFCPILTLEYNPKDSNILISGLMTGQVACWDIRKGSEPIETSLVEFSHRDLCNEVLWINSKTSTEFFSASKDGQIMWWDIRKLQMPTETLVIDLCKPDDQNIDKATGISALQFEPSMGTRFMCGLENGIVISGNRKGKTSSEKIATRFKAQYGPIISLERNPTFVKNFLTVGDWTTRIWSEDCKESCIAWTPGHRDFLMGGAWSITRFSVFFLIKMDGTLDVWDLLIQQDSPVLSVKVCDEVLTYIKPHEQGQLATIANKKGTTFLLEFSEALTANQKNDKLLFTALLDRETRREKIKEAKNREQRLKMKSLRNINTETECTTGSTKNDEKDLKCSNSNTNDVVLIHCEEDYDNAIKAELLKEEGTNNEIS, encoded by the exons ATGAAAAACATCAATATGCAATACACTTATACAAAAAAGAGGTTACAATTTGGAAAACAATGTAACTTCACAAATTATGAAAAAGTAGAAGCTGATATTAAACCACATGCAGAATCTATGACTCACTATATTCAAATAGATCCTGTAACTCAAGGAACTCAATGTAGCAAGATATGTTCTGTTCATGAG GTAAATACAAATACTGCAACATTCCGAGATAGTGGTATGTATCATTCTGAAGGTGGTTGGCCAAAAGATTTAAATGCGAAAGATATAGAACAGACAGTGAGATATAAGcgcaaaatagaaaaagatgaaCTGTATATTCATACAATGCTTCAATTGTTGCct CCGATGGAACAGTGTATTTTGCAAAATaatgtttgtaatatttatgaacAATACTTCAGTTATATGGAACCAATTTCTTTAATACAACGAGTATATTCACGTACAGTGAATGTATATCGTGATATTTTACCAATAAAAAGACAAATAACACATCTTTCTTGGTCACCGGATCAAGGAAATCGTTTTGCAGCTAGTTACTGCAATACTGACTTTAAAAACGCAATAAATGACAATCCTCAGTCATATATTTGGGATGTAG aaaatccaAATACGCCTTGTGTAATCTTAAAACCATTTTGTCCAATTTTAACATTGGAATATAATCCTAAAGATAGTAATATACTGATTAGTGGTTTAATGACTGGTCAAGTGGCTTGTTGGGATATTAGAAAAGGATCAGAACCAATTGAAACAAGTTTAGTGGAATTTAGCCACAGGGATTTATGCAATGAGGTTTTATGGATAAATTCTAAAACTAGCACAGAATTTTTCAGTGCTTCCAAAGACGGACAA ATAATGTGGTGGGATATCAGAAAATTACAAATGCCTACAGAAACATTGGTAATAGATTTATGTAAACCTGATGATCAAAATATTGATAAAGCAACTGGGATTTCAGCATTACAATTTGAACCATCTATGGGTACACGTTTTATGTGTGGTCTTGAAAATG GTATAGTAATATCAGGAAATCGCAAAGGGAAAACTTCAAGTGAGAAAATTGCAACGAGATTCAAGGCACAATATGGACCTATAATAAGTTTAGAAAGAAACCCaacatttgttaaaaattttttaacagttgGTGACTGGACAACAAGAATATGGTCTGAAGATTGTAAAGAATCTTGTATTGCATGGACACc tGGTCATAGAGATTTTTTAATGGGTGGAGCATGGAGCATAACAcgattttctgtattttttttaataaaaatggatGGAACTCTGGATGTATGGGATTTGTTGATTCAACAAGATTCTCCAGTTCTTAGTGTGAAA GTTTGTGATGAAGTGCTAACATATATAAAACCACATGAACAAGGACAATTAGCAACAATTGCTAATAAGAAAGGAACAACATTTTTACTTGAATTTTCAGAAGCATTAACAGCTAATCAAAAAAATGATAAACTTTTATTTACAGCA CTTCTTGATAGAGAAACACGCagagaaaagataaaagaagcTAAAAATAGAGAACAGAGATTGAAAATGAAATCCCTTCGAAATATCAATACTGAAACTGAATGCACTACAGGAAGCACAAAAAATGATGAGAAAGATCTAAAATGTTCTAATTCTAATACTAATGATGTAGTACTAATACATTGTGAAGAAGACTATGATAATGCTATAAAGGCA GAATTACTAAAAGAAGAGGgaacaaataatgaaatatcataa